ATGTAAGAGACACACAGCAGCCACAGTCAGCCTATTATTTTGCACTTTGATCAATGCAACTTTGCAAGTCTCTCGTGCCAATAATTCTCCTCTCTTGACTTGGTATCAGGTGAGATtattagaacaaaaccagaaaattatgATCACAATTTATACTCCCAGCTTTCGCAAATGACAGGTTAAGGTTTAGCAGTGTAGCAAGCTATAATCAATAATCTTGCTGCTTCTATAGTAATGCAAAAGCACTATACAGATTGTATCCATATTGCTTAgtctaaaaataaacaagtacAAACTAAATCGGACACacatcaaatatatatatatatatgcttgaTTCACTtacaaaaagcaattatttgtgCTGAGAGGAGCAGAAGTCCAGTTTTGAGCTAATcaggtaattaaaaataaagacaaagcaaCATAAgcttaattattattattttaacatgttAAAAATACAGTCACATCAAAATAGGATACACAGTTATAAAACTGTTGCAGATGACATAAGAAAatagtgtgtatatattttatatataaaaatctacAGTATTTACTAATGCTGATACATATTTTGGAGCCTTGTGTTGCTTGCACAAATAAATTGTACAGCTTTGTTATGAATTACAGATCCATCATTAAACACCGAGACTATTACACTTAGCCACAatattatatacatacatttctaAGCTGCTGTAAGCAATCAGAACTAAGGTAAGCCCAAGTCATATTTATCTTCACAATTTTAGTTTAGAGTTTCAGTGTAGTGCTTTGCTACTGTTACTTCGCTGcagtttgcaatttttaaaatacaaaattgcccagttcattaaaaattacatcagacacatatacacaaaaaagtttttgaaatataCTAAGTAAATGTTACTTCCATTTGTAAAAATTGTTTTACTTCTGTACCTTAAAACTTACAGAGCCAACCTGCAGCAATTATAGGCACTAAAGCTCattctttaaagggaaaaaaaaaaatccatttctatgTTTTCAGTTAACACATCTTACAAAACAAAAGATAACAGGACAACCTTCCAAAGCATCCAAAACTGGTGTTGATACCAATGTTTGGTACTTAAGTATTAGAAAAATCTCTCTGTTAAGCACTCCAAGGACCTCTTCTGGCGAGATCCTTATCCGCCTCAACTCCCCTTGGTTTCAATGAGAGGTCAGTGCATTCAGCACTTACTACGCGGCACCCAGCAGCTCGCAGGACTGTATCCTACACGTGCCActtaacctgcattttttttcacccCCAATTCACAgtcaaggaaaggaaaatgcaaagtagaaaaggctgcaaacactaattaaaaatacttacattaGCAGGAGTCTAAGCTTCCTATTAACAGTCAGGATAACTTTAGTGTAAACCACCACAGAGTCTCTCAGCAGCCTGATAGCACAGCAGCACATGCCCAATCACAGACACGAACATACCGGCAATTTGGGgtaaaaaaagggcaaaacaaaATGGAATTGACATGACAAGGGAcactgcacactcacacagctcaGGGAATGTCAAGCCTCGACCAAATCTCAGACTCCTGCGTGTACTTCTCAAGAGTGTCGAGGAGCTGGTCATTCTCTGATACCCGTGAGATTTGGCCCTGCAACCAGTTTGTTTAGTTTGACAGCACAGCATGGCAAAAAGCGAAGGGTGCAGCACCATTTCTGTATCCGGCATTACTCTCACTGTGCTCCAATATTTTGCATATAGGACGACATTCTGAAGGTAGATTTGGGCGAGAAGATAAAAATCCTCCACTTTCGATGCACCTAAAAAACTAAAGACTGCCCTGAATTTTAAGCACCATTTCTTAGCCAGATTAGAGAGACATTTTTGGCTTTCTGTTTTTGCCTGCCTGCTCCTTCTTGCTGAGGAAAATGACAAACAGTAGTCAAAGGAGAGGAAATTAACTCTCACGTAAGATTAAATTAATAATCCCAAAGCATCTCTCCTGCCCAGAACAGATACTGGGATGCTGAGGCAGCTGTATAAAAACGACAGAAATTCCCATTCAAAATGAATGGCTTCTCaaataaattacaaagaaaaattaatatgaaataaaagtaCTTCACAAGCTTTGCCCAAAGTTaaatgcatttacatttaaacTCTTTAGCTCTTTTCCATATGTGTTTGTGTATTACAAGTGCACGCTCacatgcgcgcgcacacacacccCTATACAGTGCATTAACAATGTCAGTCAAAATAAAACTTGTAAATGTGTTACAGGTTTTAGGCAGTTATTTAAATGTAAAGAACAATAACAGTATTAACCATATTGCGTATATGATCTTATTGCTATGTCTATGTGCATCAGATCACTTTCAATAGCTTCAATGCAAGTCTAAGAACTCAACTAGCCTTCAATGAAAGTCTGAAACATCTTTGAAATAGTGTTGTTATTTTTGAGAGTCACGCAAACTGTCCGCATTTCACAGATGTGAGGTGGACTACCACTAACACAGTAACGTTCAACTGGTTTTGGTTCTTGCCATTTTACTACGTAGAGACAGATTCTCAGAGAAGCACAGATTCATGCATAGACAATCCATCATTTCTATTCCGATAGTGTTGGGCTTGAGCTGACGGGCTTGAATATTGGTATTGTGGTGAACCATGCCCTTCAAAGGTTGGTGAAGTCCTGTATCTTATTGGACTATCCACAGAAACAGCAGGAAGACTATGGTCTTGAAAAGGTGTTGACTGAAAATGCTGATATTTCTGGAAATTATCCAAGTGGCCTTTGTTAACATCTTGGCTCCAGGGCTGCCTGTAGGGTTCATGTCTGTAAATATATGCAGCATCTGGCCACTTTCTATCTTCTGGTAAATAATCCACTGGAGGGATTATGAATTTGACACCTGTGGGGCACCTTGAGTTGCTGGTATAAACATCGACAGGGGCTACTTCTATCTGACCAGGGGTTGGTGAAAGAGGATTTTGGCGACTGGCAGGATAGGAATTCATTTGTAGTTTATCCGGAGAATAatctactgaaataaaagaacCATATGGCCTACCAGAAGGGCTGGTTCGATTCCCATGATAATGGAGAGGTACAGAACTTGTACTGCCTATGCTGGAAACATGCTTTGGAGAATTTCCATGGTAAGTAGGTGGATTACCATAACCTGGCAGCGCCTGTTTTACATTCAGTCCATGAGGTGGTCCATCAGATTGTGATGAATATTTTGGAGATCTGGGTTGTGAAGTGAAGGTGTAATTATTGGGTATTTTTAACGGAGTTggtattttttcagtttgctttcttgGACTATTAGAATATGTTACGTGCCTAGGGCTCTGTGGATGAGCTCTCTCAAGCATCTCTTCAACAAGATTCTCATTCTCATTATCAACTTCTGGAACATTGTCATACTGAGATGCATTAGACCCTCGCTTACCTTCATCAGCATCCAAAACCCTCATCTTTTGCTTTACATTCAAAGGCTGTGTTTCTCCAGGACTTGGTGGTGGACCCGAAACCGAATGGTTTATTGGCCTTCCTTTCACCTCTGCAGTAAGTTTCATtgtcttttccattattttgataTCAGATGGTTTATTCCACTTAGGTACAAATTCCCTTCTTGTATTTGAAGTAGCATTAGAATTTTGATTAGCAGCTGCATTATTATACTGTCTCGAGTTGTCTTGCTCTGTTGGCTGAGGCTTTCTTCTGGTATCTACCTCGTTCTTAGGCATACTACTTTGTGTCTCTATTGGTCGAGTCCTCTGCTGTTTTAAGGAAGGTTTCTTTTCTagtgaattaattctttttcGGTTATTTGGTGAATTTTCTGGTTCTTCTCCTGGGGATGGTCTCCTCTCCGTCCTTCTTGTTGTTTGTGTACCAGTGCTGTTCTGTCCGTTAAGCATTGGAGTGGAGTTAAGCATAGCAGGCTGAGGTCCTGATGGAATCTGCCCCAATGGCTTCTTTGGAAATTCATCTTCTTTACCTAAAACAAGAACAGTAATTACATAAATTCACCTTTATACATAAGTTGTCTTTGATCTGTTGGTCACGCAAGCAAAAAATAGCTATGAACTCTATTATCTGGGCCTCCCTCTGGGTCACCATTCTGCTAAACACCTCAAAGGTTTTTCTGTATACTGGCATCGAACAAAGATTTTGTTTAGGCTCTCATCTCAACCAGTTACTCTAGTCTTTCTTTCTACAGCTGATGCAATCTTGTCAAGCTTTTGCTCATTCATGACACTGCTGCAAAAAGTCGTTTTCCTAGATGACATTTTGGTTACAGTACCTACTCTGTATGTAACCCTCCTCACACTGTCCCTGTCACATTAAGTAAACTACTTTCTCCACTTCAAAAATCCTTCCCAATATCCCTCTCCCAATCTATTATCTTCCATTCATTCAACTTTTAATGTTCATCTCTGGTAAGCTATACTATCAGCTTCTCAATCACACGCACAAGCTTCCTACCACACATCTTTGaactttcacttcttttttttgggtGGAGGACCTCATTAACATCTGCACAGTTAAGTCCTTGTTCTCCCTCAACTCCTGCCTACAAATTTCATCCTCAGTATTAAAAAGCTACAGTATAACTAAAAGAGTCTATGCAGaatcatatttttttcagttcagttttctaTCAGTTATAGAACAACTGAAGTAGCTAACACTGATACTGGCTACGTCATGATTTCAATTGAGCGTTCAATGGACGAGTTTTGCCGAACACAAGGACATCATTTACAGAACTAGGATATGAATGGAAAGTTCTTCCAGACTGGAGCTCAACACATCACAACAGCCAATGGTAAATATCAGCTATGTGGGGATCCAGAACAATCCACATTGCCActacagaaagaataaagaagtgTTTCATTGCTTGATGCTGCTCACAAAACAATTTACATGGAATTTTCCACTGCAGTCTTTATCCTTAGCAGTCAACACCCTTCATATTCTCAGTCAAAGTCTTTTACCATATCCACTCACATATAACTTATTTAATTGTGTAATACATCACTTTCCCATTATAAACAGAAAAGGTCACATACTTCTCATTAAATTTATTAatctaaatttaatttatttgatgTTCAGTATttcccaaaaaacaaacaaaattttaaagtcAGCATAACCAAACAAATCCTACTCTGTATCTATTTATTAAGCAAATGCTCTgttgtaaggagaaaaaaaagaaatggctacCCTTGCTTAAAtgttatgcaaaataaattctaTAAAATGGTtgtcagtaaaataattttgtttaattcctGCTTCTTCCTAAGACAAGAACTGCAGAATCTTTCTCCGTCATCAAAGATCATACAGCTAGCACCTCACTCTTTCTAgctatttgtaattaaaattccttttatgtGTCTATATGGGTTCGCAGGAGCGAATAGACACAAATGTCTCTATCCCTGACACGAGTGCTGTGATTAGAAGTGAGCTATGTTCATTTTTACAGTCAATAGTATGAGTTCAATCTTTGATGACTGGTTCACGATAGAGGTACACAGAGGAAAGCCAGCAGCCAAGGTCAGTATTATTTATTATAACAGCATAACAAACTATCATCACAGATCAGTTGCTATATAAACTAAACAAAAACTTACAGTTTGTGTCAGCTAGGACATAGCAGGAGGACAGCAGAGAAGAATACAATGACGCCATGTGTCATGACAAGATAACTAAATAAAAAGTACTTAACCAAAACAGTCTGGTTTTGCCAAACAATTAAACTAGCCTTTTCTTGATTTTCAAAGTCTTCATATGAGGCCAAAAGTCATATGGAAACCTCCCCTTTCCATTAGAAATACATAACTTCAGAAACCTCAGTTTACATATAATAAACACAGCCTACCCAGGCTTTCTGTCGAAAAACCCTCCACTCTTCTTTTCCCCTAGTTATCTTCTGCTCAATTATGATCATACAATTATTTAGATACACAAACCTATGCTCTTACACTGAAGGTACTCACTGTCTACCTTGCTACAACTTGGCAAAGGAAGATACTCATGCAGAGCCCTCTCCCCAGTTACTTGTCCCCAAAGCGGAGACTCATGTTAAATCATCTCACAGGATTATAGAGCTGGCACGCTATACTCTGTGATGGAGAACACCTACACAAACGGTTGCAAGACAGTACAGCAGGTTACCCGGGGGGGGTAGCGCCTCCATTAGGCTCCAATGAGCGGCTCTTGGACATAGAAGCCTCGTGGTTTGTCCTCTCCCGCTGTGGGGGCCCACTATTCAAAAATAAGGCTAAAATCTGGAGCATGGATTTGTAGACTTGCACTCCCCAGCAGTGCACCATTGGAAGAACAGAGGAGGGGACAGAGGAATGAGTTGCATGGATAGCTGTAAACAGATGATTTAACAGCTCTGCAATATACTGTCTGCTGCACCAGCCTCTCCAAAATTGTTCTTTATAAACAGGAGTTCACTTTCTGAACTTGCTTCAGTTTGGCAAAAGGCATTTGTACCACTTAATTCCATTTGCATCCTCAAGCACAGTGTCAGGCAAAGCTGAAGATCTTGTCTTCCAAATAAAAGTGAATTTTGCCCATAATAAATATTCCTGATACTGGAACTATATATTACAGTGCTTTCAATCTTACTAATTTTGAATGTTAAAATAGCATGAATTAAGAAACAATATTCAAAGTACATACCAAAAACTTGTCATCTAAATCATATAGAACTAGTCTTTATATGCTGCTAATCCATTTATAACCTTCAG
This genomic interval from Calonectris borealis chromosome 1, bCalBor7.hap1.2, whole genome shotgun sequence contains the following:
- the USP6NL gene encoding USP6 N-terminal-like protein isoform X3 — translated: MIQVLQIVKDLVSPARRRTDAAKKGADAEQDAAIKLAQERAEIVAKYDRGREGAQIEPWEDADYRLYKVTDRFGFLHPEELPVHDAAIEKQKHLEIERTTKWLKMLKSWEKYKNSEKFHRRIYKGIPLQFRGQVWSLLLDVPKMKEEMKDFYNKLKCQARGSSPDIRQIDLDVNRTYRDHIMFRDRYSVKQQSLFHVLAAYSIYNTEVGYCQGMSQITALLLMYMNEEDAFWALVKLLSGPKHAMHGFFIPGFPKLLRFQEHHDKILKKFLSKLKQHLDSQDMSTSFYTTKWFFQCFLDRTPFTLSLRIWDIYILEGERILTAMSYTILKLHRKHLMKLQMEELVEFLQDSLAKDFFYEDDFVIDQLQNSISELKRAKLDLPVAGKEDEFPKKPLGQIPSGPQPAMLNSTPMLNGQNSTGTQTTRRTERRPSPGEEPENSPNNRKRINSLEKKPSLKQQRTRPIETQSSMPKNEVDTRRKPQPTEQDNSRQYNNAAANQNSNATSNTRREFVPKWNKPSDIKIMEKTMKLTAEVKGRPINHSVSGPPPSPGETQPLNVKQKMRVLDADEGKRGSNASQYDNVPEVDNENENLVEEMLERAHPQSPRHVTYSNSPRKQTEKIPTPLKIPNNYTFTSQPRSPKYSSQSDGPPHGLNVKQALPGYGNPPTYHGNSPKHVSSIGSTSSVPLHYHGNRTSPSGRPYGSFISVDYSPDKLQMNSYPASRQNPLSPTPGQIEVAPVDVYTSNSRCPTGVKFIIPPVDYLPEDRKWPDAAYIYRHEPYRQPWSQDVNKGHLDNFQKYQHFQSTPFQDHSLPAVSVDSPIRYRTSPTFEGHGSPQYQYSSPSAQAQHYRNRNDGLSMHESVLL
- the USP6NL gene encoding USP6 N-terminal-like protein isoform X2 yields the protein MKCIQKHLEIERTTKWLKMLKSWEKYKNSEKFHRRIYKGIPLQFRGQVWSLLLDVPKMKEEMKDFYNKLKCQARGSSPDIRQIDLDVNRTYRDHIMFRDRYSVKQQSLFHVLAAYSIYNTEVGYCQGMSQITALLLMYMNEEDAFWALVKLLSGPKHAMHGFFIPGFPKLLRFQEHHDKILKKFLSKLKQHLDSQDMSTSFYTTKWFFQCFLDRTPFTLSLRIWDIYILEGERILTAMSYTILKLHRKHLMKLQMEELVEFLQDSLAKDFFYEDDFVIDQLQNSISELKRAKLDLPVAGKEDEFPKKPLGQIPSGPQPAMLNSTPMLNGQNSTGTQTTRRTERRPSPGEEPENSPNNRKRINSLEKKPSLKQQRTRPIETQSSMPKNEVDTRRKPQPTEQDNSRQYNNAAANQNSNATSNTRREFVPKWNKPSDIKIMEKTMKLTAEVKGRPINHSVSGPPPSPGETQPLNVKQKMRVLDADEGKRGSNASQYDNVPEVDNENENLVEEMLERAHPQSPRHVTYSNSPRKQTEKIPTPLKIPNNYTFTSQPRSPKYSSQSDGPPHGLNVKQALPGYGNPPTYHGNSPKHVSSIGSTSSVPLHYHGNRTSPSGRPYGSFISVDYSPDKLQMNSYPASRQNPLSPTPGQIEVAPVDVYTSNSRCPTGVKFIIPPVDYLPEDRKWPDAAYIYRHEPYRQPWSQDVNKGHLDNFQKYQHFQSTPFQDHSLPAVSVDSPIRYRTSPTFEGHGSPQYQYSSPSAQAQHYRNRNDGLSMHESVLL
- the USP6NL gene encoding USP6 N-terminal-like protein isoform X1 → MSADAEQDAAIKLAQERAEIVAKYDRGREGAQIEPWEDADYRLYKVTDRFGFLHPEELPVHDAAIEKQKHLEIERTTKWLKMLKSWEKYKNSEKFHRRIYKGIPLQFRGQVWSLLLDVPKMKEEMKDFYNKLKCQARGSSPDIRQIDLDVNRTYRDHIMFRDRYSVKQQSLFHVLAAYSIYNTEVGYCQGMSQITALLLMYMNEEDAFWALVKLLSGPKHAMHGFFIPGFPKLLRFQEHHDKILKKFLSKLKQHLDSQDMSTSFYTTKWFFQCFLDRTPFTLSLRIWDIYILEGERILTAMSYTILKLHRKHLMKLQMEELVEFLQDSLAKDFFYEDDFVIDQLQNSISELKRAKLDLPVAGKEDEFPKKPLGQIPSGPQPAMLNSTPMLNGQNSTGTQTTRRTERRPSPGEEPENSPNNRKRINSLEKKPSLKQQRTRPIETQSSMPKNEVDTRRKPQPTEQDNSRQYNNAAANQNSNATSNTRREFVPKWNKPSDIKIMEKTMKLTAEVKGRPINHSVSGPPPSPGETQPLNVKQKMRVLDADEGKRGSNASQYDNVPEVDNENENLVEEMLERAHPQSPRHVTYSNSPRKQTEKIPTPLKIPNNYTFTSQPRSPKYSSQSDGPPHGLNVKQALPGYGNPPTYHGNSPKHVSSIGSTSSVPLHYHGNRTSPSGRPYGSFISVDYSPDKLQMNSYPASRQNPLSPTPGQIEVAPVDVYTSNSRCPTGVKFIIPPVDYLPEDRKWPDAAYIYRHEPYRQPWSQDVNKGHLDNFQKYQHFQSTPFQDHSLPAVSVDSPIRYRTSPTFEGHGSPQYQYSSPSAQAQHYRNRNDGLSMHESVLL